Part of the Lichenicola cladoniae genome is shown below.
AGGGCGACGATCGAGAGACTGCCATCCGGATAGGCCTCCGCGACGTAGGCGGCGGGCTTTGCGCCGGCTGCGGCAAAGGTCGCAACCGGGACGGGCGCGGGACCTGGCTGATCGATGATCGCCAGCCCGGCGATCCCCGCGGCCAGCAGAAACCCGACCGCAGTAGCGCCGCGCCAGAAATTGGTGTTCGCCGCCTTCGACGCCAGGCCGGTTGTCCGCGAGACCATCGCCGGACGGCCGTTCCGGATCGTCGTCTCGATCCGCTGCCATAGCGATGCCGGCGGCATCACCGTCGCCGTCGAGAACAGGAGCGGCGCCAGCGCGTGCTCCCAGGCTGCGATCGCACCGGCGATGACCGGGTCCGTCTGCGCCTCGCGTTCGAGCAGTTGTGCCTCGTCGCGATCCAGCGTTCCAAGTACGTATTCGCCGGACAGCACCACCAGTTCGTCGTCCGCAGGACCGCCCGATCGAGCAAAGCCACTCATGGTTCAAGGCACCGGCGGAGACTGATCAAGGCGCGCCTGACCCAGGATTTCACCGTGCCGAGCGGCGCATCCAGCCGGCTCGACAGCTCGCTATGCGAGAGCCCGTCCATGAAGGCCAACGTCACTACCCGGCGCTGCCCCACTTCGAGCTGTTCGAGGCACCGGCGGAGCGCGTCGCCATCCGCGACCTCGGAGAGATGGTCGAGCGCATCCGGCGACGGATCCGGCTCGTCGGCCGGCTCGTGGCCGTAATGCTCGCGCGCACGGCGCCTGAGAATGTCGATGGCACGGTAGCGCAACAGGCTCGAGAGCCAGGCTTCCGCCGCGCCGCGCGATGGATCGAACTGCGCCGAACGCTGCCAGACCTGCACGAAGGCGTCGTGCATCGCATCCGCGGCAAGCGCCGGCTGCTGCATCAAACGCAGCGCCAGACCATACAGTCTCGGCGACTGCTGCTCGTACAGCGTGCGAAACGCCGCCTGATCTCCATCGGCGCAGCGTCTGAGCAGCACCGCGAGGTCGGACAATGCGGGTGTGGATCCAGGGTACACGTCGCTCATGCCCAGGCACGACCTCATCCATGATCCGAAGATCATAGCTGCTGCCTGTGGTGATGACGATACGGCCAGGCTGGTCATCGGCCTGCACGATAGGGAATAGGGCGGCTCATGGTATCGTTACGCACAAGTGCCGTGTGCGGATGAGCAGGGGCCGTTCGGCGTCGCTCCGTATCCGTTGCGACACCTGCCGTCCGGACGAGCCGGGGGCTAGCCCCGGTCTGATCCGGCGACTGCTCCGGTCCTCGCCATGAAGGCCAGGCAATCGCGAAAAGTCGGGGCCAGGAAGCGGAGCGAGCCGGAGATTGCGCCGACGATCTCGAGATGGTCGACGCCCGGATACAGGCGATGCTCGACCGCGCCACCGCGGGCACGGATCTTGTCCGCCAACCGCACGGTGTTCCCAGGCCTGACCGTCTTGTCCGACGTTCCGGCCAGCAGCAGCATCGTTGGGTTGTGGCCATCGACGTGGTTGATCGGCTGCGTCGCCGCCAGGCCCGGCTCGGGCCCGAATATGTCGCGCAGCTTGTCCGTGTCGAGCGGCAGGAAATCGTACGGTCCTGCCAGTCCGATCATTCGGCCGAGGTCGCGTTGCGGCGACAGCCCGACCGCCGCGAGCAGGCTGGGATCCAGCGCCAGCATCGCCGCATTGTAGGCGCCCGCCGAGTGCCCGATCAGCGTCGGAGGCGCATCGTTGCCGCCGAAGCCGGAAATGTTCCGGCGTGTCCAGGCCATTGCCGACGCACAGTCATCCAGGAAGGCCGGGTAGCGGACCTCGGGATACAGGCGATAATCCGGGATCACCGTCATGATCCCGCGCGCGGCGAACGCGCCGCCGACGAACCGGTAGATCGAGCGGGAGCCGGCGTCCCAGCTTCCGCCATACACGAACACCATGACCGGGAATGGCCCTTTGCCGGCAGGACGATAGATATCCAGGCGCTGGCGTGGGTCGGGACCATAGGCGATGCCGTCGCCGAAAAGCCGGGCCGGCGCCAGTGCGTTGAGCAATGTCGCCGGCGAGCAGCCGGTCAGCACCAGGCCCGCTGCACCGAGTGCAGAGAAGGCCCGGCGACCGATGGTCGTCCCCGAGCCGGCAGACGTGACCGGAACTGGGCTCAGTAACCGATCCGCTCGACGTAGTGTCCGCGCGACCAGGCCCAGCGATATCCATCCCAGCGCCAGTGTCCCGGTTGCCACTGCCAGTATGGATGCGCGATCGGCGGCGGTGGCGGGCGCTCGTAGATCGGCTGCGGCGGGGGTGGCCGGCGGATAACGACGGGAGCCTGACGATACACCACGACGGGCGGCGGCGGTGCATAGACACACCCTGCCAGCAGCCCGGTGAAGGCAACTGCGAAAGCCAGGCGACGCGGCTCGATCATTCTCTTCTCCAGGGCAGCGCCCGACGGCACGCTGCGGCAGACGGCATTTCAACGGCTCAGGACTGTCAGCCCGATAGCGGCCGCGCGATATCCTCGAGCGACTTGCCTTCGGCATCCACGCCGTAACGCAACGCCATCAGGCCGGCTGCGATCATCAGTGCGGCTGCGCCGCCGTAACCAAGTGCCAGCGGCATGCGGCCGCCCATGTCGATCAACCGCCCGAACAGGTATGGCGCACCGACGCCGCCGATCAGCGTGCCAAGGACATAGAAGGTCGAGATCGCCATCGCCCGGGTTTCCAAAGGGAAGATCTCGCTGGCCGTCAGGTAGGCCGCACTTGCAGCCGGCGACGCGAAGAAGAAGATCGCCACCCAGCCGATCGTCTGGGTGATGGCGGTGAGATGCCCCTGCGCGAAGGCCCAGGCAACCACGATCATCAGCAAGCCGGAGATACTGTAGGTGGCAAATATCATCCGGCGCCGGCCGACCGTATCGAACAACGGCCCGAGCAGGACCGGCCCGAGTACGTTCCCGATCGCGAGCGGCAGGATATACATGCCGACCTGATGCGGCATGACCCCCTCATGGTGGGTCAGCACCTGACCGTAAGTGAAGAACACCGCATTATACAGGAACGCCTGTGCCGCCATCAGCAGCAGCACGAGCAGCGACCGCATCTTGTAGTCCTTGAGCATCGCCTTCGCGATCATCGAGAACGGAAAAACGACCTGCGGATGAACCGTCAGCGCCTGTTCGACCGGCGGAAGATGGCAGTCGGTCGCCTCCTGGACCCGCCGCTCGATCCCATGGGTAATCTCGAGCGCCTCGTCGTTGCGGCCATGGGTCAAAAGCCAGCGCGGGCTTTCCGGAACCCACTTCCGCAGCAGCAGCACGAACAGGCCGAGCACGCCGCCGATCGCGAAGCCGTAGCGCCAGCCGCCCGGGAACGATCCGTCATCGCGGATCAGCATCAGCGAACCGGCCGCGCCGACCGCGGCGCCGATCCAGAACGAGCCGTTGACCAGGAGGTCGACGCGGCCACGCAGCTTGGCAGGGATGAGTTCGTCGATCGCCGAGTTGATCGCCGCATATTCGCCGCCGATCCCGACGCCGGTCATGAAGCGGAACAGCACGAAGCTCCAGATGTTCCACGAGCAGGCGGTCAGCAGCACGCTTAGAATATAAAGCCCCAGCGTGATGTTGAAGATCCGCTTGCGGCCGACCCGGTCGGTCAGCCAGCCGAACACCAAGGCACCGAAGACCGCGCCTGCAAGGTAGAGCGACGCCGCCATCCCGATGTCGGCGGCGGTCAGTCCGAGCGCGCTGGGACTTTCGAGCGCCGGCCCGATCGAGCCGACGATGGTGACTTCCAGGCCATCCAGGATCCAGGTGATACCCAGCGCCGCGACCACGAGGACATGGAAGCGACACCAGGGCAGCCGGTCCAGGCGGGCCGGAATGTTGGTGATGATCGGCGGCAGCGGAGCTGCGAGATTGCTCATCAGGGCTGGTTCCGCCTATCGCTTCATGCGTTCGACCAGGGCCTGCACCACCGAGGGGTCGGCCAGGGTCGAGACGTCACCGAGCTGGTCGTGCTCGCCGGTCGCGATCTTGCGCAGGATACGCCGCATGATCTTGCCGGACCGGGTTTTCGGCAGTTCCGACGCGAGGATCACCAGGTCCGGCGCCGCATAGCGGCCGAGTTCCTGGCCAACGTGGCGGGCCAGTTCGGCCTCCAGCCCCGCGTCGGCATCCTCGCCACCGGTCTTCAATACGACGAAAGCTGCCAGCGCCTGTCCCTTTACATCATGCGGGATACCGACGACGGCACTCTCCGCGACCTTGTCATGCGTACCGAATGCCGCCTCGACCTCCGCGGATCCGATCCGGTGGCCGGACACGTTGATCACGTCGTCGACCCGGCCGGTGATCCAGTAATAGCCATCGGCGTCGCGTCTGGCGCCGTCGCCCGAAAAATACAGACCCGGATAGGTAGAGAAATAGGTCTGCACGAAGCGGGCATGATCGCCCCAGATGGTTCGAGCCTGCCCCGGCCATGGCCGGTCGATGCAGAGATGGCCCTCGCTCTCGCCGTGCTGCGGAATGCCCTTGTCGTTCACCAGCACCGGACAGATGCCGGGCAGCGGCAGCGTGGCCGATCCAGGTTTCTGTGCCACGGCGCCAGGCAAAGGCGCGATCATGATTCCGCCGGTCTCGGTCTGCCACCAGGTATCGACGACCGGGCAACGGCCACCGCCGACTGCCTGGCTATACCAGAGCCACGCCTCGGCATTGATCGGCTCGCCGACCGAACCCAGCACCCGGAGGCTGGCTCGGGACGTGTCGGACAGGCTTGCCGGAGCCTCGCGCATCAGCGCGCGAATGGCGGTGGGCGCGGTGTAGAAGCAGTTGACCTGGTGCTTGTCGATCAGCCGCCACCAGCGGCCTGGCTCCGGCCATGACGGCGTGCCCTCGAACAGGAAGGTGGTACCGCCGTTGGTGAGCGGCCCATACACGACATAGCTGTGTCCGGTCACCCAGCCGAGATCCGCTGTGCACCAGAAGACGTCGCCGGCGCGATGGTCGAACACGATCTCCTGGGTCAGGCTGGCCCAGAGCAGGTAGCCGCCAGTGGTATGCAGCACGCCCTTCGGGGCACCGGTGCTTCCCGACGTGTAGAGGATCATCAGAGGATCCTCGGCCTGCATGATCTCCGGCTCGCAGTTCGGGTTGGCGGCTGCGACCAGGGCCGCATAATCATGGTCCCGGCCTGCCTGCATCGGCACGTCGGCACCGGTCACCGACACCACCAGAACGGTGTGGAGCGGCGAACCACCTGACGCGCCGTCAAGCTCCAGAAGGGCCTGGTCGGTTATGGTCTTGAGGGGAATGCGCTTGCCGCCGCGCCGGCCCTCGTCGGCGGTGATCAGCAACTTGGCGCCGCAATCGCGCAGCCGTCCCGCCACCCCGGAGGCCGAGAAGCCGGCGAACATCACGACATGCACCGCGCCGATCCGGGCGCAGGCCAGCATTGCCACGACGCCTTCGACCACCATCGGCAGGTAGGTGGCGACCCGGTCGCCACGTTCGACGCCCAGGCCCTTAAGCACGTTGGCCAGTCGGCAGACCTCCTCATGCAAGGCACGGAAGGTGACGTGGCGGACCGCGTCCTCGACCTCGCCCTGCCAGATCAGCGCGGTCCGGCCGCCATTCTCGGCGAGATGGCGGTCCAGGCAATTCACCGATGCGTTCAGCGTCCCGTCGGAGAACCAGGATGTCCTGACGTCGCCATCGAAGCTGCCGTTGCCGGCGAGCTCGGGAAACCGGAACCAGTCGAGCCGTCTGGCCTGCTCCAGCCAGTACGGATCCGGGTTCTGCATTGCATGGTTGGTCATGACGCCGAACCGCGACGCATTCACGCGTGCCGACGCTGCAAAACTCGGCTTGACGTGGAAAATCATCTCGTCGGCCATTGGCACTCCCGATCAGGAGTTCGGATCGCGCCGACCCCCGTTGGGCCCTATGGTCGGCTCGACGGCCGCATAAGGTCAACCGCCGGGGGGATTGGCTGCCTGTTCGGCCATCCGGCCTGTCGCGTGGTTTTGCGGATGCAGTTCGGCCCCGAGCGAAACCAGCGACGGCGGGGCCGACATCGACACACCGGGACGCAACATGCGATTCAGGTCCGAAACCGGCGCATGCGACCGGCCGACGATGACGATCGAAAGCCCGCACAGGACCGTAGCGGCAAGCACTGCCTCGAAGACCCGGCGCCTGTTCAACCGCGATCCGTGTCGATCCATGTAAGCACCCCTGGCAGCCGAGGATCATTATATCCATCGGCGGAACCGTGATGCAAATTATACCACGAATCTCGTTAGTTGTTATTACGCGATGCCAAAGCCTACCGCGATCCCGTAAAGCAGACCGACCGCCCCGAGCGTGGCGCCCACGCCCAGCAGCCAGAACAACCGGGTCGCCATGAAAAGGCCGACCAGCACGATTGCGATCTGCAATGCCCGCACGCTGCGTTCGAACCCCTCATGCAGATGCAGCGCGTGGTCGCGCCGATGCTCTTCCTCCTGGGCCCTGGCCGCCAGCTGGCGCATCCCGTCGTGACCCGGTTCGTTCTCGAGCCTGGCGGCCCCAATACGCGCCGCCGCGACCTTGGCATCGAGTTGCGTCTTCGCCGACTGGGCCGAGGTCGAGGGTTGCGTTCCGCTTTGGGGCGCATCGGTCGCCAGGATCGCCGCCTGCGACTCCAGAATGTCGGCGGTCTGCAACATGACGGTGTGGCGGACCGACTTGCCCTGGTATTGCGACCACAGGTCGGAGGCAGCGACATCGTTCGCCAGATACATGGTCTGCTGGTCGTTGCCGCTCATCTCGACGACCACTGCAACCGCCGCCAGCACGGCGACCAGCACGGCCGCGATCCGGGTAGAGGTAGGCGGTCCACCGGCTGCATGCGCTGCATGGCCGTGCGCATGTTCCAGGCTGTCCTGGGCCATCTCGACATTGTCCAAGGCGTGGTTCTCCGCACCTCGAGCCTGAGGCGAACCGCCTGGAGACACGCACGACCGATTGAAATCAAGCCCGTTCACAGACGTGATGCAGCCATTGAGGCTCCTTGATCGTTATCCCCCTGTTAATGGGTTGTGTATGAAACGGGATTATCGTGATAAGCAAACGATGGGACGTAATTACAGCCGTATTAAACATCCCTGATTGAACAAAGCTCGCGTCAGCTGAGGTCGGCGGTTCGGCCACCCTGACGGAAGCGGAGAAGAAAACAGATGCCGAACGACTTGAACATGGAAGACCTGTCCGAGATCCGGGATGCCGTCCCGCATCTTGATCTGCTGGCGATCCGCTCCCTTCGTCGAGCAGGCTTCGATATCGTGCGGCAGGAACCGGAACCGGTCGAGACACAGAACCTCTGGCACCACGTTCCTCGCCCGATGGCCACATCGGCCCTGCGTGTCGCCCCGGCAGATGCCTCCGACGAGGTGAGCTGAACCCGGAGTTGGCAGAGGCGGTCTGATCGACTTCTGCCAATACTTGTTTATGGGCTCGAATATTGCAGTGCAATATTTTATAATCGTCACTTAAGGTTAGTAAAGGCGACGACCCTGATACGCTAGACCATGCGCCGTCATGTTATAACGGAGCTGGGTTTTGCAAGATCAGGATCGTCGTTCGTTCCTCAGGCTCATGGGTGCGGGAGCCGTTGCGGCAACCCTCCAGGAGAGCATCGGCAAGGCGCTGGCACTACCCGCCAATGACGCCACCCGATCGATCAACGATGTCGAGCACATCGTTATCCTGATGCAGGAGAACCGGTCGTTCGACCACTATTACGGGTCGATGTCCGGGGTCCGCGGTTTCAACGATCCTCGCGCCATCCAGCTTCCGGGCGGCAACCCGGTCTGGTACCAGCCGAACGGGGCCGGCTACCTGCTCCCGTTCCGGCCTACCGGGGACAGCCTCGGGCTCAGCTTCATCGGCGACACGCCGCATGATTGGAACAGCACCCAGCGCGCCTGGAACGACGGAAACTGGAACGACTGGGTTGCCCAGAAGACCACCGCGACCATGGTCTATTTCAACCGCGGTGATATCCCGTTCCATTACGCGCTCGCGGACGCCTTCACGATCTGCGACGCCTACCACTGCTCGGTCATGGGCCCGACCTACCCGAACCGCGCCTACATGTTCACCGGCTGGACCGGAAACGACGGACAGGGCAACGGTCCGCAACTCGACACCAATGCGCTCATCTGCAACTGGCCGACTTACCCGGAGCGCCTCGAGGCGGCGGGCCTGTCATGGAAGATCTACCAAGATACCGGCTCCGGGCTGACCGCCGCCAACAACTGGGGCGACGACCCCGACCATTATGTCGGCAACTCCGCCAACAACACGCTGCTCCGGTTCGTCAAATACCAGAACGCCGCCGACACGGATCCGTTGGCGATCAAGGCACGCACCGGAACCAATATCACGGCGTCCGGAACATTGTTCGATATCCTGCAGAAGGATGTCGACACCAATACCCTGCCGCAGATCTCCTGGCTCATGTGCCCGAACGCGTATGACGAACATCCGAACTGGCCGGCAAACTACGGCGCCTGGTTCATCTCGAAAATCATCGACACCCTGACCTCGAACCCCGAGGTCTGGAGCAAGACCGCGCTGTTCGTCACCTACGACGAGAATGACGGCTTCTTCGACCATATGGTGCCACCGGCCGCGCCGCCGAACGCAGCCCAGGGCCAATCGACGGTTTCGGTCGCCAACGAGATCTTTGCAGGCAACGCTACCCACGATGCCGGTCCGTTCGGCATGGGCCCGCGCGTCCCGATGCTGGTGGTATCGCCATGGAGCAAGGGCGGCTGGGTCAACTCCGAGGTCTTCGATCATACATCGCTGATCCGGTTCATCGAGGCGCGCCATGCCGGCCAGCATCCCGGCCTGATCGAGCCCAACATCACCCCCTGGCGCCGCGCCGTTTCCGGCGACCTCACCTCTGCGTTCGACTTCAAGAACCCGAATGCGAAACTACCGTCGCTACCGTCGACCGCGGCATACCTGCCGCCCGACAAGGCCTCGCATCCGAATACGCCGATCACCCTGCCGACCAACCAGGTTCTTCCCAGGCAGGAACACGGCATCCGCCGCGCACGCGCGCTTCCTTACAACCTGCATGTCAGTGGCGGGCCCGACCAGCACGATGACGCTCTGCACCTGACCTTTGCCAATACGGGCAAGGCGGGTGCGGTGTTCCAGGTACGCGACCTCGCCGGCGGAACCGCGCCCCGCTTCCATACGGTCGAGCCGGGCAAGCAGATCCAGGATAGCTGGCCGGCTGCCGCATCGCGGCTCTATGACCTTTCGGTGCACGGGCCGAACGGATTCTTCCGGTCGTTCAAAGGCAACCTTGCCGGCAGGGGATGGATCGCCGCCTCGGCGGAGGCGGATCCGCTCGGCCTCGCCTTCGTCGTCAGGCTGACCAATCGGTGCCTCACACCCCTGCATGTGCAGATCGAGAACATGTATTCGAAGCACACGACCGAGCACCTGTTGTTTCCGGTCGGCCTCGACCCGATCCTGATCAACCTCGCGCCGACGTCAGGATGGTACGACATCACTATCCGCCTGGCGGAAGACAGCAGCTTCCTGTGGCGTATCGCAGGCCATGTCGAAAACGGCCGGGACAGCATCACCGATCCGGAGATGGGCCTAGCCAGCACCTGATTAGGTAGGGTTTGATCCGCGCTCCACCAGCCGCATCAGGCTGTCGAGCCGGTCGGCTTCGCTTGGCGGCTTGTCCGTGCGGAGCCGGCCGACACGCGGAAAGCGCAGCGCCACACCCGACTTGTGCCGTGTCGACAGCTGCGCCGCGTCGAATGCGATTTCGAGCACGATACCATTTGTCGGTTCGTGCTCGACCTCGCGGACCGGACCGAAACGCTGCGTGGTGTTGTTGCGTATCCAGCGATCCAGCACGACCAGCTCGGCATCGGTGAAACCGGAATAGGCCTTGCCGACCGGCACCAGCTCCTCGTCGCCGTTTTCCAGCTCGCGCCACAGCCCGAAAGTATAGTCCGAATAGAACGAGCTGCGCTTGCCATGTCCGCGCTGCGCATACATCAGCACCGCATCGATGGTCAGCGGATCGCGCTTCCATTTCCACCACATGCCCTTCGGACGGCCGGGCAGATACGGGCTGTCGAGACGCTTCAGCATCAGCCCCTCGATCGATGCCGCACGGGCACCATCACGCATCTCGGACAGCGCCTCGATAGTCGGCGCATGGATAATCTCGGACAGGTCCATCCGCACCGGCGGCGACTGTTGGTAGAACGCTTCCAGTCGCTTGCGGCGCTCGGTGAACGGCAGCGGACGCAGATCCTCGCCGGCCTCGAACAGGATGTCGTAGAGCCTGACCCAGACAGGGAACTCCGCCAGCATCTTGGCGGTCGGCGCCTTGCGGTTCAGCCGTTGCTGCAGGTCCGCGAATGGCGCCACCACCCCGTCCCGCAGCACCAGCAACTCGCCATCCAGCACCGCATCGAAGCCCATCCGCTCGACGATCTCCGGGAATGCCGCCGAGATGTCGTCGGCGCCGCGGGAATAGACGCGCCGGCCGCCCGGCGTGGAGACGAGCTGGACCCGGATGCCGTCCCACTTCCATTCGGCGGCGAAGGCGTCGCAGGCCAGGGCCCGGCGATCGTCCGGCTCCAGCGGATGCGCCAGCATCGGCGGCCGGAACACCGGCGCATCCTGCGGATCCGGGCGCGGCCCGCGTCCCTCGACCCAGGCGAACAGCTCCGCATACGGCGGCGACAGCCCGTGCCAGACTTCCTCGATGTCGTCGGCCGCTATGGTGCCGCCGCTCAGTTCCGCCAGAGCCAGTTTTGCCAGCCGCACCGACGCGCCGACCCGCAGCGAGCCGGTGATGATCTTCAGGATCGCCAGCCGGACGGTCGCCGACGATGCATCGAGCCATCCCGCCACCAGCGCCGGCAGCTCGGATTTCGGCGTGACCGCCAGCGCCTCGACTACATCCGCCAGCAACGGCGGCGGCGCGTTCACCCGTCGCTCGGGCCACATCAGCGCGACGGTTTCTGCCAAGTCGCCGACATAATCGTACGACCAGGCGAACAGCACCGGATCGGTCCGGCTCTCGGCCAGCGCCCGGATCAGTCCCGGCTTGGCAGCCTGGAACGAGAGTTCGCCGGTCAGCGCCGCAAGCCCGATGCCCCGATCCGGGTCCGGCTCGGTTTCGAAGAAACGCCGCAACAGGGCGATCTTGGCGAGACGGCCCGGACTGAGCGTCAGCCGCTCCAACAGCTCGGCGAACGCGATCATGCGGCTGGTACCGGAGCACTGGCGGCGTCGGCTGCCAAGGCCTCGCCTTCCTCTTCCTCGTCGCCGTAGCCGACCAGGCGAAGCGCCCTGCCGCGGCGTCCCTGTGCCTCGGCCGCGTGGATCAGCGCCTCCTCGCGACCATGCGTCACCCAAATTTCCGGCGCATCGACGTCGGTCAGCGTCTGCAGCAGCTCGTCCCAGTCGGCATGATCGGAAATCACCAGCGGCAGCTCGATGCCCTTGGCCTTGGCCCGCTGGCGCACGCGCATCCATCCAGACGCCAGGCACACGACCGGATCGACCAGGCGCCTGGCCCAGCGGTCGGCAATCGCCGACGGCGGTGCCAGCACGATCGCGCCGGCCAGCTCGGCCTTGGCGGCGACGGTCGCCGGACGCAGGTCGCCGAGCGGCACGCCCATCGCCTCATAGGCGCGGCAGACCGGCATCAGCGCGCCGTGCAGGTAGATCGGACCATCCCAGCCGGCCTCGCGGATCAGCCGGATCAGCCGCTGGCATTTGCCGAGCGCGTAGCAGCCGACCACATGCGTCCGCCCGGGAAACAGCGCCACGCTGTCCAGCAGCCGTGCCACTTCTCCGGCCGGCGGCGGATGGCGAAACACCGGCAGCCCGAAGGTCGCCTCGGTCACGAACACGTCGCAGGCGATCGGCTCGAACGGCAGGCAGGTCGGGTCAGGCACCCTCTTGTAGTCGCCGGACACCACAGCGCGGCTGCCCTGCCATTCCATCGCGATCTGCGCGCTCCCGAGCACATGTCCGGCCGGCTGCATCCAGACGCGCACGCTGTCGAGGGTGATCACCTCGCCGTAGCCGAGCGGCTG
Proteins encoded:
- a CDS encoding anti-sigma factor, whose protein sequence is MSGFARSGGPADDELVVLSGEYVLGTLDRDEAQLLEREAQTDPVIAGAIAAWEHALAPLLFSTATVMPPASLWQRIETTIRNGRPAMVSRTTGLASKAANTNFWRGATAVGFLLAAGIAGLAIIDQPGPAPVPVATFAAAGAKPAAYVAEAYPDGSLSIVALSPVAVADDRDLQLWSLRQGGKIPTSLGVMPATGTRLAASQVPVGPGQILISLEPKGGSPTGLPTGPVLYGATLSRPE
- a CDS encoding alpha/beta hydrolase → MLTGCSPATLLNALAPARLFGDGIAYGPDPRQRLDIYRPAGKGPFPVMVFVYGGSWDAGSRSIYRFVGGAFAARGIMTVIPDYRLYPEVRYPAFLDDCASAMAWTRRNISGFGGNDAPPTLIGHSAGAYNAAMLALDPSLLAAVGLSPQRDLGRMIGLAGPYDFLPLDTDKLRDIFGPEPGLAATQPINHVDGHNPTMLLLAGTSDKTVRPGNTVRLADKIRARGGAVEHRLYPGVDHLEIVGAISGSLRFLAPTFRDCLAFMARTGAVAGSDRG
- a CDS encoding phosphocholine-specific phospholipase C produces the protein MQDQDRRSFLRLMGAGAVAATLQESIGKALALPANDATRSINDVEHIVILMQENRSFDHYYGSMSGVRGFNDPRAIQLPGGNPVWYQPNGAGYLLPFRPTGDSLGLSFIGDTPHDWNSTQRAWNDGNWNDWVAQKTTATMVYFNRGDIPFHYALADAFTICDAYHCSVMGPTYPNRAYMFTGWTGNDGQGNGPQLDTNALICNWPTYPERLEAAGLSWKIYQDTGSGLTAANNWGDDPDHYVGNSANNTLLRFVKYQNAADTDPLAIKARTGTNITASGTLFDILQKDVDTNTLPQISWLMCPNAYDEHPNWPANYGAWFISKIIDTLTSNPEVWSKTALFVTYDENDGFFDHMVPPAAPPNAAQGQSTVSVANEIFAGNATHDAGPFGMGPRVPMLVVSPWSKGGWVNSEVFDHTSLIRFIEARHAGQHPGLIEPNITPWRRAVSGDLTSAFDFKNPNAKLPSLPSTAAYLPPDKASHPNTPITLPTNQVLPRQEHGIRRARALPYNLHVSGGPDQHDDALHLTFANTGKAGAVFQVRDLAGGTAPRFHTVEPGKQIQDSWPAAASRLYDLSVHGPNGFFRSFKGNLAGRGWIAASAEADPLGLAFVVRLTNRCLTPLHVQIENMYSKHTTEHLLFPVGLDPILINLAPTSGWYDITIRLAEDSSFLWRIAGHVENGRDSITDPEMGLAST
- a CDS encoding MFS transporter translates to MSNLAAPLPPIITNIPARLDRLPWCRFHVLVVAALGITWILDGLEVTIVGSIGPALESPSALGLTAADIGMAASLYLAGAVFGALVFGWLTDRVGRKRIFNITLGLYILSVLLTACSWNIWSFVLFRFMTGVGIGGEYAAINSAIDELIPAKLRGRVDLLVNGSFWIGAAVGAAGSLMLIRDDGSFPGGWRYGFAIGGVLGLFVLLLRKWVPESPRWLLTHGRNDEALEITHGIERRVQEATDCHLPPVEQALTVHPQVVFPFSMIAKAMLKDYKMRSLLVLLLMAAQAFLYNAVFFTYGQVLTHHEGVMPHQVGMYILPLAIGNVLGPVLLGPLFDTVGRRRMIFATYSISGLLMIVVAWAFAQGHLTAITQTIGWVAIFFFASPAASAAYLTASEIFPLETRAMAISTFYVLGTLIGGVGAPYLFGRLIDMGGRMPLALGYGGAAALMIAAGLMALRYGVDAEGKSLEDIARPLSG
- the acs gene encoding acetate--CoA ligase, coding for MADEMIFHVKPSFAASARVNASRFGVMTNHAMQNPDPYWLEQARRLDWFRFPELAGNGSFDGDVRTSWFSDGTLNASVNCLDRHLAENGGRTALIWQGEVEDAVRHVTFRALHEEVCRLANVLKGLGVERGDRVATYLPMVVEGVVAMLACARIGAVHVVMFAGFSASGVAGRLRDCGAKLLITADEGRRGGKRIPLKTITDQALLELDGASGGSPLHTVLVVSVTGADVPMQAGRDHDYAALVAAANPNCEPEIMQAEDPLMILYTSGSTGAPKGVLHTTGGYLLWASLTQEIVFDHRAGDVFWCTADLGWVTGHSYVVYGPLTNGGTTFLFEGTPSWPEPGRWWRLIDKHQVNCFYTAPTAIRALMREAPASLSDTSRASLRVLGSVGEPINAEAWLWYSQAVGGGRCPVVDTWWQTETGGIMIAPLPGAVAQKPGSATLPLPGICPVLVNDKGIPQHGESEGHLCIDRPWPGQARTIWGDHARFVQTYFSTYPGLYFSGDGARRDADGYYWITGRVDDVINVSGHRIGSAEVEAAFGTHDKVAESAVVGIPHDVKGQALAAFVVLKTGGEDADAGLEAELARHVGQELGRYAAPDLVILASELPKTRSGKIMRRILRKIATGEHDQLGDVSTLADPSVVQALVERMKR
- a CDS encoding sigma-70 family RNA polymerase sigma factor, which translates into the protein MSDVYPGSTPALSDLAVLLRRCADGDQAAFRTLYEQQSPRLYGLALRLMQQPALAADAMHDAFVQVWQRSAQFDPSRGAAEAWLSSLLRYRAIDILRRRAREHYGHEPADEPDPSPDALDHLSEVADGDALRRCLEQLEVGQRRVVTLAFMDGLSHSELSSRLDAPLGTVKSWVRRALISLRRCLEP
- a CDS encoding cisplatin damage response ATP-dependent DNA ligase, giving the protein MIAFAELLERLTLSPGRLAKIALLRRFFETEPDPDRGIGLAALTGELSFQAAKPGLIRALAESRTDPVLFAWSYDYVGDLAETVALMWPERRVNAPPPLLADVVEALAVTPKSELPALVAGWLDASSATVRLAILKIITGSLRVGASVRLAKLALAELSGGTIAADDIEEVWHGLSPPYAELFAWVEGRGPRPDPQDAPVFRPPMLAHPLEPDDRRALACDAFAAEWKWDGIRVQLVSTPGGRRVYSRGADDISAAFPEIVERMGFDAVLDGELLVLRDGVVAPFADLQQRLNRKAPTAKMLAEFPVWVRLYDILFEAGEDLRPLPFTERRKRLEAFYQQSPPVRMDLSEIIHAPTIEALSEMRDGARAASIEGLMLKRLDSPYLPGRPKGMWWKWKRDPLTIDAVLMYAQRGHGKRSSFYSDYTFGLWRELENGDEELVPVGKAYSGFTDAELVVLDRWIRNNTTQRFGPVREVEHEPTNGIVLEIAFDAAQLSTRHKSGVALRFPRVGRLRTDKPPSEADRLDSLMRLVERGSNPT
- a CDS encoding DUF4337 family protein, giving the protein MDNVEMAQDSLEHAHGHAAHAAGGPPTSTRIAAVLVAVLAAVAVVVEMSGNDQQTMYLANDVAASDLWSQYQGKSVRHTVMLQTADILESQAAILATDAPQSGTQPSTSAQSAKTQLDAKVAAARIGAARLENEPGHDGMRQLAARAQEEEHRRDHALHLHEGFERSVRALQIAIVLVGLFMATRLFWLLGVGATLGAVGLLYGIAVGFGIA